One Bufo gargarizans isolate SCDJY-AF-19 chromosome 3, ASM1485885v1, whole genome shotgun sequence DNA segment encodes these proteins:
- the CCNA1 gene encoding cyclin-A1, translating to MRHSSATTIHFVGNTVMGTYDGSQKSLPLPKVETLLPSNLLLPPQQVQRTVLGVITGNDQHKRSLSLGAAPAKSASGIENVFPFTGKMFPTNATIVAPKPCFTIYVDELEDRQEDYLFHVELPHLEESEAHIVKQKFSLLLDVSAASPMKIDTSLQWQHQEEASETDPDTAAVAEYIAEIHRYLREAEVKHRPKPYYMRKQPDITSAMRTILVDWLAEVREEYKLRSETLFLAINYLDRFLSCMSVLRGKLQLVGTAAILLASKYEEVYPPDVEEFVYITDDTYTKKQLLRMEHLLLKVLAFDLTVPTINQFLTQYIHKHNAGTKTEHLAMYMSELSLLEEPFLKYLPSMTAAAALALANYTINKVFWPETLKAFTGYSLSDLAPCLFDLHRACLNAPHQAQQAIREKYKTPKYMQVSLLTLPAALPL from the exons ATGCGTCACAGTAGTGCAACCACTATCCACTTTGTTGGAAATACTGTAATGGGAACCTATGATGGCAGCCAGAAAAGTCTCCCCCTACCAAAAGTGGAGACTTTGCTTCCGTCCAATCTGCTTCTGCCTCCACAGCAGGTGCAGAGAACAGTACTTGGAGTCATCACTGGAAATGATCAGCACAAGAGGTCACTTAGCCTG GGGGCTGCACCAGCAAAGTCTGCATCAGGCATTGAAAATGTATTTCCTTTCACTGGCAAGATGTTCCCCACTAATGCAACTATTGTGGCTCCCAAGCCATGCTTTACCATCTACGTGGATGAGTTAGAGGACAGACAAGAGGACTACTTGTTTCATGTAGAACTTCCACATCTGGAAGAATCTGAGGCCCATATTGTGAAGCAGAAATTCAGTTTACTCCTTGATGTCAGTGCAG CCTCTCCTATGAAGATTGACACCTCATTACAATGGCAACATCAAGAGGAGGCTTCTGAAACTGATCCAGATACTGCTGCTGTAGCAGAATACATTGCGGAGATTCATCGTTATCTACGTGAAGCTGAA GTTAAACATAGACCAAAGCCTTACTACATGAGGAAGCAACCTGACATCACTTCAGCCATGAGGACCATACTGGTGGATTGGCTTGCTGAGGTCCGAGAAGAGTACAAGCTTCGTAGTGAAACCCTGTTTCTTGCTATAAACTACCTGGACAGGTTTCTGTCTTGTATGTCTGTACTCCGAGGGAAGCTGCAGCTTGTTGGAACAGCCGCTATTCTCCTGGCTTC CAAATATGAAGAGGTCTACCCTCCTGATGTAGAGGAGTTTGTCTACATAACTGATGATACCTACACGAAGAAACAGCTTCTGCGCATGGAACATCTGCTGCTTAAAGTGTTGGCCTTTGATCTGACCGTCCCTACAATCAACCAGTTCCTCACGCAGTATATTCACAAGCATAATGCTGGCACAAAGACTGAACACCTTGCAATG TATATGTCTGAGCTTTCACTTCTGGAGGAGCCCTTTTTGaagtaccttccatcaatgacggcggCTGCAGCTCTTGCTCTTGCCAACTATACAATAAACAAAGTGTTCTGG CCTGAAACACTCAAAGCATTTACTGGCTACAGCTTAAGTGACCTGGCACCATGTCTATTTGACCTGCACAGAGCCTGCCTCAATGCACCCCACCAAGCACAACAAGCAATTAGGGAGAAATATAAGACTCCCAA GTACATGCAGGTCTCCCTCCTGACGCTCCCTGCTGCTCTTCCTCTGTGA